A single region of the Populus nigra chromosome 2, ddPopNigr1.1, whole genome shotgun sequence genome encodes:
- the LOC133681586 gene encoding phospholipase A(1) DAD1, chloroplastic-like — translation MRLAVVSTRPSSNTLASASKHLNLAHFNITHSYNSQVSLPSLKHKLSVHCRDFISRSTAKLGKKWMEYQGVNNWDGLLDPLDDRLRSEILRYGLFVEAAYRSFNFDPSSSTYATSKFSRNSLLARSGIGETGYRTTKHLRATCGLQLPRWINRAPSWVSTQSSWIGYVAVCQDKEEIARLGRRDVVIAYRGTATCLEWVENLRATLTCLPGKHCDYVDPAGGGPMVESGFLSLYTSQTATCPSLQDMVREEIARVMEMYGDEPLSFTITGHSLGAALATLTAYDINSTFKNAPIVTVMSFGGPRVGNRSFRCQLEKSGTRILRIVNSDDLITKVPGFVIDNNDMARNREVHVAGLPCWLRRRVEDTQWVYAEVGRELRLSSKESPYLSKRDVATCHDLSTYLHLINRFVSSTCPFRATAKKVLNRHHIENFEGRQDEKLRS, via the coding sequence ATGAGGCTTGCTGTTGTATCAACAAGGCCATCATCCAACACTTTAGCTTCTGCTTCAAAACACCTCAACCTCGCCCACTTCAACATTACTCACTCATATAACTCCCAAGTATCACTACCTTCTCTTAAGCACAAATTATCAGTGCATTGCAGGGATTTCATTTCTAGATCAACAGCAAAGCTTGGCAAGAAATGGATGGAGTATCAGGGGGTCAATAATTGGGATGGATTGCTCGACCCTCTTGATGATCGTTTAAGAAGTGAGATTTTACGATATGGGTTATTTGTTGAAGCTGCATATCGCTCTTTTAACTTTGATCCTTCTTCATCAACTTACGCCACCTCCAAATTCTCAAGAAACTCACTCCTGGCTCGGTCTGGAATTGGAGAGACCGGTTATCGAACGACAAAGCATTTGCGTGCCACTTGCGGGCTCCAGTTGCCACGTTGGATCAACAGGGCTCCGAGTTGGGTGTCCACCCAGTCCAGCTGGATTGGTTATGTGGCGGTTTGTCAAGATAAAGAGGAGATTGCCCGGTTAGGCCGCCGGGACGTGGTAATTGCTTACAGAGGCACTGCTACTTGCTTGGAGTGGGTTGAAAATCTACGCGCCACCTTAACTTGCTTACCTGGGAAACATTGCGATTATGTGGATCCTGCTGGTGGTGGGCCCATGGTGGAGAGTGGATTTTTGAGCCTGTATACTTCTCAGACTGCCACGTGTCCGAGTTTGCAGGACATGGTGAGGGAGGAAATTGCCAGGGTCATGGAAATGTACGGTGATGAGCCACTCAGCTTCACAATCACGGGTCACAGCCTCGGTGCCGCTCTCGCTACCTTGACTGCATATGATATAAACTCTACCTTTAAAAATGCACCAATTGTGACAGTAATGTCCTTTGGTGGGCCACGTGTAGGGAATAGAAGCTTTAGGTGCCAGCTGGAGAAAAGTGGGACCAGGATATTACGTATAGTAAACTCTGATGATCTCATCACAAAAGTGCCTGGATTTGTGATTGACAACAATGACATGGCAAGGAACCGGGAAGTCCACGTGGCAGGACTTCCATGCTGGTTGCGGCGGCGCGTGGAGGACACACAGTGGGTATATGCCGAGGTGGGGCGGGAGCTAAGACTGAGCAGCAAGGAATCACCGTACCTCAGTAAAAGGGATGTTGCCACGTGTCATGACCTGAGCACTTATTTACACTTGATCAACCGGTTTGTGAGCTCAACGTGTCCTTTTAGAGCAACGGCAAAGAAGGTTCTGAATCGGCATCATATAGAGAACTTTGAAGGCAGACAAGATGAGAAACTTCGTAGCTAA